The following are encoded together in the Cololabis saira isolate AMF1-May2022 chromosome 5, fColSai1.1, whole genome shotgun sequence genome:
- the LOC133444882 gene encoding beta-1,4-galactosyltransferase 4-like: MWFCSAVGDHLHRRRYFLLSFLLVLVLVSIAIFSGETLKIIPVFSATMQTRKDNLMDQPDNGASTPDQLYIPTQKGECPVESPLLQGLVKPSFESSLTLKNVENETKGVSEGEYEPSGCTARQTVAIIIPHRRRETHLIYFLYHLHPFLQRQQLHYAIYVVHQAGDATFNRAKLMNVGYLEALKDHSWDCFIFHDVDMIPENDKNVYICDDNRPKHLIFGSNSTGYK; the protein is encoded by the exons ATGTGGTTCTGTTCAGCCGTCGGTGATCATTTGCACAGAAGGAGATATTTTTTATTAAGTTTTCTCTTAGTGTTGGTCCTGGTTTCGATAGCCATCTTCTCTGGTGAAACTTTGAAAATCATTCCGGTTTTCTCTGCCACAATGCAAACAAGAAAAGACAATCTGATGGATCAACCTGACAACGGGGCTTCAACACCTGATCAGCTATACATTCCAACACAAAAAGGCGAATGCCCAGTGGAGTCTCCATTGCTGC AGGGACTCGTGAAGCCGTCCTTTGAGTCTTCTCTGACATTGAAGAATGTAGAGAATGAGACTAAAGGAGTGTCTGAGGGGGAGTATGAGCCCTCGGGCTGTACAGCGCGGCAGACCGTAGCTATCATCATCCCACATCGCAGACGAGAAACCCACCTCATCTACTTCCTGTATCACCTGCACCCATTTCTACAGAGACAGCAACTACACTATGCCATTTATGTCGTCCACCAG gCTGGCGATGCAACTTTTAATCGAGCCAAGCTCATGAATGTAGGGTATTTGGAGGCGCTGAAGGACCACAGTTGGGACTGCTTCATCTTCCATGATGTGGACATGATTCCTGAAAATGACAAGAATGTATATATCTGCGACGACAATCGGCCCAAACACCTGATATTTGGCAGCAATAGCACAGGATACAAGTAA